One genomic segment of Hordeum vulgare subsp. vulgare chromosome 2H, MorexV3_pseudomolecules_assembly, whole genome shotgun sequence includes these proteins:
- the LOC123430680 gene encoding vesicle-associated protein 1-3-like isoform X2, which yields MSGTLLRVCPSELKIPYEVKRQRSCCMQLINKTDMYVAFKVKTTNPRKYSVRHTCGILQPRSSCSVTVTMQAPRDMQMDHHCKDKFLVQSAVARDGATMRDLVPELFTRAPGRLIEEFKLRVVYIAANPPSPVPEEAEEEDASPRSEAMMGYEAKVSSAFDAASRCIDNCGAKPSCTTKGASVVSTLLGEQLYTREDNQKKFQQDMELLREAGSPQQGFSVMFVLLVFMSSVFIGHLMKHIKV from the exons ATGAGCGGCACTCTGCTTCGGGTCTGCCCCTCCGAGCTCAAGATCCCCT ACGAGGTCAAGAGGCAGCGATCGTGCTGCATGCAGCTCATCAACAAGACGGACATGTACGTGGCGTTCAAG gtgaagacgacgaacccGAGGAAGTACTCGGTGCGCCACACCTGCGGCATACTGCAGCCCCGGAGCTCCTGCAGCGTCACAG TTACGATGCAGGCTCCCAGAGACATGCAGATGGATCACCATTGCAAGGACAAATTCCTCGTGCAGAGCGCCGTGGCGCGGGACGGGGCGACCATGAGAGATCTCGTCCCTGAACTG TTCACTAGGGCGCCGGGTAGGTTGATCGAGGAGTTCAAGCTGCGGGTGGTTTACATCGCTGCCAATCCCCCCTCGCCGGTGCCggaggaggcagaggaggaggacgcGTCCCCTCGGTCGGAGGCGATGATGGGCTATGAGGCCAAAGTATCATCAGCGTTTGATGCT GCATCTAGATGCATAGATAATTGTGGAGCCAAACCTTCATGCACTACCAAG GGTGCCTCTGTAGTATCGACGCTTCTTGGAGAACAATTATACACaagagaagacaatcagaaaaagTTTCAGCAAGATATG GAACTGCTTAGGGAAGCAGGATCACCTCAACAGGGCTTCTCCGTAATGTTTGTGCTGTTAGTCTTCATGTCATCTGTCTTCATCGGACACTTGATGAAGCACATAAAGGTTTAG
- the LOC123430679 gene encoding uncharacterized protein LOC123430679 produces MENATAAPETEEAFPMETPLATTQSARWRPNPVLERKLCALEECFDEAVTSRPRRYGGRFPEVKARIDFLRTLIAAERDCHGGARRPGHLVQVEERFGVLERKFEQWAQSGVAAPTEEEEPHQAASESGSESSAGCSCNDSCSGFEFTGPEVASDPKCNPESGDAAEVPKEAAAATEVAPTTGTTARRRWWRRRAALCGAAGVVAVIALAAGLTLEFAAVAGPSANLVPT; encoded by the coding sequence ATGGAGAACGCCACTGCCGCGCCAGAAACGGAAGAAGCCTTCCCCATGGAAACGCCACTGGCGACGACGCAGTCGGCGCGCTGGCGCCCCAACCCCGTGTTGGAGCGCAAGCTCTGCGCTCTTGAAGAGTGCTTCGACGAGGCGGTCACGTCCCGGCCGCGGCGCTACGGCGGACGCTTTCCGGAGGTCAAGGCCAGGATCGACTTCCTACGCACGCTCATCGCCGCCGAGCGGGACTGCCACGGCGGCGCCAGGAGGCCGGGGCACCTCGTCCAAGTCGAGGAGCGCTTCGGCGTCCTCGAGAGGAAGTTCGAGCAGTGGGCGCAGAGTGGCGTCGCCGCGCcaaccgaggaagaagagcctcATCAGGCGGCGTCCGAGTCCGGGTCTGAGTCGTCCGCCGGCTGCTCATGCAACGACTCCTGCTCCGGCTTCGAGTTCACGGGCCCGGAGGTGGCGTCCGAccccaagtgcaaccccgagagcgGCGACGCGGCGGAAGTACCAAAGGAGGCGGCCGCGGCGACAGAGGTGGCGCCCACgactggtactaccgctcggcggCGCTGGTGGAGGCGGCGCGCCGCTCTCTGCGGCGCTGCTGGCGTGGTGGCGGTGATCGCGCTCGCGGCCGGGTTGACGTTAGAGTTTGCCGCGGTGGCGGGGCCATCAGCCAACCTTGTTCCGACGTAG
- the LOC123430680 gene encoding vesicle-associated protein 1-3-like isoform X1 yields the protein MSGTLLRVCPSELKIPYEVKRQRSCCMQLINKTDMYVAFKVKTTNPRKYSVRHTCGILQPRSSCSVTVTMQAPRDMQMDHHCKDKFLVQSAVARDGATMRDLVPELFTRAPGRLIEEFKLRVVYIAANPPSPVPEEAEEEDASPRSEAMMGYEAKVSSAFDAASRCIDNCGAKPSCTTKGASVVSTLLGEQLYTREDNQKKFQQDMVRPHSNDVIVYATFLSMLLLRWCSTMVLQIHTNLFFFMRGK from the exons ATGAGCGGCACTCTGCTTCGGGTCTGCCCCTCCGAGCTCAAGATCCCCT ACGAGGTCAAGAGGCAGCGATCGTGCTGCATGCAGCTCATCAACAAGACGGACATGTACGTGGCGTTCAAG gtgaagacgacgaacccGAGGAAGTACTCGGTGCGCCACACCTGCGGCATACTGCAGCCCCGGAGCTCCTGCAGCGTCACAG TTACGATGCAGGCTCCCAGAGACATGCAGATGGATCACCATTGCAAGGACAAATTCCTCGTGCAGAGCGCCGTGGCGCGGGACGGGGCGACCATGAGAGATCTCGTCCCTGAACTG TTCACTAGGGCGCCGGGTAGGTTGATCGAGGAGTTCAAGCTGCGGGTGGTTTACATCGCTGCCAATCCCCCCTCGCCGGTGCCggaggaggcagaggaggaggacgcGTCCCCTCGGTCGGAGGCGATGATGGGCTATGAGGCCAAAGTATCATCAGCGTTTGATGCT GCATCTAGATGCATAGATAATTGTGGAGCCAAACCTTCATGCACTACCAAG GGTGCCTCTGTAGTATCGACGCTTCTTGGAGAACAATTATACACaagagaagacaatcagaaaaagTTTCAGCAAGATATGGTAAGACCCCATTCAAATGACGTGATCGTTTATGCAACTTTCTTATCTATGTTACTGCTTAGATGGTGTTCAACTATGGTACTTCAAATACATACTAATCTTTTCTTTTTTATGAGGGGCAAATAG